A section of the Acidobacteriota bacterium genome encodes:
- a CDS encoding helix-turn-helix transcriptional regulator — MHRNNLRKLRKERGWAMGRLSAESGVSLCWVDMIELGYINPGMEVREKLARALKVQVDEVFPVESNR, encoded by the coding sequence ATGCATAGAAACAATTTAAGAAAATTAAGGAAAGAGAGAGGATGGGCTATGGGTCGCCTCTCTGCTGAGTCTGGGGTTTCTTTGTGTTGGGTTGATATGATTGAACTTGGCTATATTAATCCGGGGATGGAAGTCAGGGAGAAGCTGGCAAGGGCATTAAAGGTGCAAGTTGATGAGGTTTTTCCAGTTGAATCAAATAGGTGA
- a CDS encoding isoprenylcysteine carboxylmethyltransferase family protein yields the protein MKQKIENFFIANRISSGFVIVLIIILISKPTLTSLLMGAIIGILGLLIRAWSSGHLIKDKSLTTSGPYRFTRHPLYFGNLLLGIGFIISSNSFYGLILFIIYFLLFYIPIIKLEEKKMDNFFSDKFGEYKDKVPVIFPIFKPYKNSSNKKFSWFLYFKNREWRASIGFITIWLILIIKSYL from the coding sequence ATGAAACAAAAAATTGAAAATTTTTTTATAGCGAATAGAATCTCATCTGGATTTGTAATTGTTCTTATAATTATTTTGATTTCAAAGCCAACTTTAACATCCCTTCTCATGGGAGCAATTATAGGTATATTAGGTCTATTAATAAGGGCCTGGTCATCGGGCCATTTAATAAAGGACAAATCATTAACAACATCCGGTCCTTACAGATTTACACGCCATCCTCTCTACTTTGGAAATCTTCTTTTAGGGATTGGATTTATAATTAGCTCCAATTCATTTTATGGACTAATTCTCTTCATCATATATTTTTTATTATTTTACATTCCAATCATTAAATTAGAAGAGAAAAAAATGGATAATTTTTTTTCTGATAAATTCGGGGAGTATAAAGACAAAGTTCCTGTAATCTTTCCAATATTTAAACCTTACAAAAATTCATCAAATAAAAAATTCTCCTGGTTTCTTTATTTTAAAAATAGAGAATGGAGAGCATCCATCGGGTTTATAACAATATGGTTGATTCTTATCATAAAATCATATCTTTAA
- a CDS encoding helix-turn-helix domain-containing protein, with product MLKIAGIKLYSLEEVSKQLGITLRAVRNYVYSGKIRFQKIGGKVYISEESLKEFLQGSFFEKKRKERRKKK from the coding sequence ATGTTAAAAATTGCAGGAATAAAACTCTATTCCCTGGAAGAGGTCTCGAAACAGTTAGGAATTACTTTAAGAGCAGTAAGAAATTATGTTTATAGTGGAAAGATAAGATTTCAAAAAATAGGTGGTAAGGTTTACATCTCCGAAGAATCATTAAAGGAATTTTTACAAGGCTCTTTCTTTGAAAAGAAAAGGAAAGAAAGGCGTAAGAAGAAATGA
- a CDS encoding DnaB-like helicase C-terminal domain-containing protein produces MISLEQAIIGTMLNDDSLFREDIPEELFSEPAKLIYREMKKLHKEEGKTFSLLQIIENLKDEIPIEYFNSILKNTSYINFSNAESELKSFIRELQETKVKESVFKELKALSEEPKFDLERFKKILTKADIPETETEDSSIEFCLKEFIGLTTSKSPGITLGLPTIDRATRGFRFGEILLIMARTTVGKTFLALNILKNIVSTHTEKIGFFSLEMPKESITERLWQIYFNLNAEQVLAVSSNLEYQEEFLNTFKNVEIFSNIYSIEEIRRIIKNKNLRIIFIDFLDLIKTEFFSSLYLKTTSLITDIKKLAKEENVLIILVHQLSREAEDGSIPVRLNMARDSGAVEEKSDFVIGLWRPEIDEESGEKFKNKMIVKLLKNKRGDTKLMECHFDKQTGRILEITNEY; encoded by the coding sequence ATGATTTCATTAGAGCAAGCAATAATCGGAACAATGCTAAATGACGATTCTTTATTCAGAGAGGATATCCCAGAAGAGCTTTTTTCTGAACCAGCTAAGCTTATATACAGGGAGATGAAAAAACTCCACAAAGAAGAAGGAAAAACATTCAGCTTGCTGCAAATAATAGAGAACCTGAAAGATGAGATTCCAATAGAATATTTTAATTCTATCTTGAAGAATACCAGCTATATAAACTTTTCAAATGCTGAGAGTGAATTAAAAAGTTTTATAAGGGAACTTCAGGAAACAAAAGTCAAAGAATCTGTTTTTAAAGAGTTGAAAGCATTATCGGAAGAACCAAAATTTGATTTAGAAAGATTCAAAAAGATTCTAACTAAAGCTGATATTCCAGAAACAGAAACAGAGGATTCCTCTATAGAGTTTTGTCTAAAAGAATTTATTGGCCTTACAACATCAAAAAGCCCAGGAATAACTTTGGGATTACCAACAATAGATAGAGCAACAAGAGGATTTAGGTTTGGCGAAATCCTTCTTATCATGGCAAGAACTACAGTAGGAAAAACATTCTTAGCTTTAAACATCCTCAAGAACATAGTTTCAACTCATACCGAAAAAATAGGATTCTTCTCACTGGAAATGCCTAAAGAATCTATCACAGAAAGGCTCTGGCAGATATATTTTAACCTCAATGCTGAGCAAGTTTTAGCGGTTTCTTCAAATTTAGAATATCAGGAAGAATTTTTAAATACTTTCAAAAATGTAGAGATTTTCTCAAACATATACTCAATTGAAGAAATCAGAAGGATAATCAAAAACAAAAACTTAAGGATAATTTTCATCGATTTCCTTGACCTCATCAAAACGGAATTCTTTAGCTCTTTGTATTTGAAAACAACAAGTCTTATAACCGACATCAAGAAATTAGCTAAAGAGGAAAATGTTTTGATTATCTTAGTTCATCAATTATCGAGAGAGGCTGAAGACGGCAGTATTCCGGTGAGGTTAAACATGGCTCGAGACTCCGGAGCAGTTGAGGAGAAATCGGACTTTGTTATAGGCCTCTGGAGACCAGAGATTGATGAAGAAAGCGGAGAGAAATTTAAAAATAAGATGATTGTAAAACTTCTCAAAAACAAAAGAGGAGATACCAAGCTTATGGAATGTCATTTTGATAAACAAACAGGGAGAATTTTGGAGATAACAAATGAGTATTGA
- the waaC gene encoding lipopolysaccharide heptosyltransferase I, giving the protein MEFKKILIVKLSSLGDIIHTLPSFYLIRKKFPSSRIAWVTEKKGSEILSMVKNLDSIIIADTLNWRKKPFSKNTLKEIRNFFKKIRNGFDLAVDFQGTVKSSIISYLSGTKIRVGFGNNNLKEPISSIFYNKKLNTISEKIHVIDKNKRLLSLIGINNEKVDSLEDIFVQQVEPFNKKDASYIILNVGANWETKRWAPEKFGLLGKRLKEKGLNPVILWGNEMERRLAKRASSIGNIPLVPYMPIKRIIDYIRNADLVVSGDTLALHISSLFSVPSVGIYGPSDPEKNGPFHKNSSVIFKNIPCSFCYKKKCKNLECLKEIQVEEVEKEVLRILNETKN; this is encoded by the coding sequence ATGGAATTTAAAAAAATATTGATAGTAAAATTAAGTTCGCTCGGCGATATAATTCATACCCTTCCATCTTTTTATCTTATAAGAAAAAAATTCCCTTCTTCCAGGATAGCATGGGTTACCGAAAAGAAGGGGAGCGAAATTTTAAGTATGGTAAAAAATCTCGATTCAATCATAATAGCCGACACATTAAACTGGAGAAAAAAACCATTTTCAAAAAATACATTAAAGGAAATTAGAAATTTTTTTAAGAAAATTAGAAATGGTTTTGACCTGGCAGTCGATTTTCAGGGGACGGTCAAGTCTTCGATAATCTCCTATCTTTCAGGAACAAAAATTAGAGTCGGATTTGGAAATAACAATCTAAAGGAGCCCATATCCTCTATTTTTTACAACAAAAAATTGAACACAATTTCCGAAAAAATCCATGTCATAGATAAAAACAAAAGACTTCTTTCCCTGATTGGAATAAATAACGAAAAAGTAGATAGCTTAGAAGATATTTTTGTTCAACAAGTTGAACCTTTTAATAAAAAGGATGCTTCTTATATAATCCTGAATGTAGGCGCAAATTGGGAAACAAAAAGATGGGCTCCTGAAAAATTCGGTTTACTCGGAAAAAGACTAAAAGAAAAAGGATTAAATCCAGTGATCCTCTGGGGAAATGAAATGGAAAGGAGATTGGCTAAGAGAGCATCTTCAATTGGAAACATCCCACTTGTTCCTTACATGCCTATCAAAAGGATAATAGATTATATAAGAAATGCAGATCTTGTAGTAAGTGGAGACACCCTTGCCCTTCACATCTCGTCTCTCTTTTCTGTTCCATCTGTGGGTATATATGGTCCTTCGGATCCAGAAAAAAATGGCCCGTTCCACAAAAATTCGTCTGTTATTTTTAAAAATATTCCATGCAGTTTCTGCTACAAGAAAAAATGCAAGAACCTCGAGTGTTTGAAAGAAATTCAAGTTGAGGAAGTAGAAAAAGAGGTTCTAAGAATTTTAAATGAAACAAAAAATTGA
- a CDS encoding helix-turn-helix domain-containing protein: MNKEILTLEETAEYLSLSLSTVKKWAWKRSIPVCKLGEGRKAPLRVRKKALDEWLEKRTQYNLEIDSIPEKTKKAKKLTKNEDLDEFFERIKNN; the protein is encoded by the coding sequence GTGAATAAAGAGATTCTTACCCTGGAAGAGACAGCCGAATATTTGAGCCTATCACTTTCTACTGTAAAGAAATGGGCGTGGAAAAGGTCTATCCCTGTTTGTAAATTAGGAGAAGGAAGAAAAGCACCTCTAAGGGTCAGGAAAAAGGCTTTGGATGAATGGTTGGAGAAAAGGACTCAGTATAATTTGGAGATAGATTCAATTCCAGAGAAAACAAAAAAGGCAAAAAAATTAACCAAGAACGAGGATTTGGATGAATTCTTCGAAAGAATCAAAAATAACTAA
- a CDS encoding DUF3108 domain-containing protein, which produces MESIHRVYNNMVDSYHKIISLKFFIILFFTVRAFSQFPFQPGEKMKYEISWTFLKAGIAEFYMEKAKNPNPEMFHIVLKAKSIGIISSFFFVDDHIESFVDFHSFCSHKAIKHQREGRWVSDEISEFDYDNSKIYFKQNKITKRGLEKNDLTYELGFPCIQDVLSCFYYFRILPLKIDAFYEIPVFDRKRKSIVKVRVKEKESIKTPFGEFDCFVLEILSGLRGSFQTSKGKLFIWITEDEKRIPVRFKSSFTIGYSVAELIEYQEGNKINE; this is translated from the coding sequence ATGGAGAGCATCCATCGGGTTTATAACAATATGGTTGATTCTTATCATAAAATCATATCTTTAAAATTCTTTATAATTCTGTTCTTTACCGTCAGGGCTTTTTCTCAATTCCCTTTTCAACCAGGCGAAAAAATGAAATATGAAATTAGTTGGACTTTTTTAAAAGCTGGCATTGCAGAATTTTACATGGAAAAGGCTAAAAATCCAAATCCAGAAATGTTTCATATTGTTTTAAAAGCAAAAAGCATTGGAATTATATCAAGCTTTTTTTTCGTCGATGACCATATCGAATCCTTTGTGGATTTCCACTCTTTTTGTTCCCATAAAGCAATTAAACATCAGAGAGAGGGAAGATGGGTTTCTGATGAGATTTCAGAGTTTGACTATGATAATTCTAAGATTTATTTCAAACAGAATAAAATAACTAAAAGAGGATTGGAAAAAAATGACCTAACTTATGAGCTTGGGTTTCCCTGCATCCAGGATGTTCTTTCCTGTTTTTACTATTTCCGCATATTGCCTTTAAAAATCGACGCCTTTTATGAAATTCCTGTTTTCGATAGAAAGAGAAAAAGTATCGTAAAAGTCAGAGTTAAAGAAAAAGAATCAATAAAAACTCCTTTTGGCGAATTTGATTGTTTTGTTCTCGAAATTTTGTCTGGACTCAGAGGGTCCTTTCAGACAAGCAAAGGAAAACTCTTCATCTGGATAACAGAAGATGAAAAAAGAATCCCTGTAAGATTTAAAAGCAGTTTCACGATTGGCTACAGTGTTGCTGAACTGATTGAATATCAGGAAGGGAATAAAATTAATGAATGA
- the rfaE2 gene encoding D-glycero-beta-D-manno-heptose 1-phosphate adenylyltransferase produces MSKLFPLDKLKKLIQNEKLKGKKIVLANGCFDIIHIGHIRYLKEAKEKGDILVVAINSDKSVKKLKGNIRPLLNEKERAEILSSFYFVDYVTVFNENNVGKVLLELKPDIHCKGGDYTEETVPEKEIVKSYGGKVMIVGGDKIKSSSEIIGKIKKLSN; encoded by the coding sequence ATGTCAAAACTATTTCCTCTCGATAAGCTTAAAAAATTAATTCAGAATGAGAAATTAAAGGGAAAAAAAATTGTGTTGGCTAACGGCTGTTTTGATATAATCCATATCGGACACATAAGATATTTAAAAGAAGCAAAAGAAAAAGGTGACATTCTCGTAGTAGCAATTAATTCTGATAAATCCGTCAAAAAATTAAAGGGAAATATAAGGCCATTATTAAATGAGAAAGAAAGAGCTGAGATTTTATCCTCCTTTTATTTTGTAGATTATGTTACTGTATTTAATGAAAATAATGTGGGAAAAGTTCTTTTAGAATTAAAACCAGATATTCATTGTAAAGGAGGCGACTATACAGAGGAGACGGTTCCTGAGAAAGAAATCGTAAAAAGCTATGGAGGAAAAGTTATGATTGTTGGAGGTGATAAAATAAAATCATCTTCAGAAATTATCGGGAAGATAAAAAAATTATCTAATTAA
- a CDS encoding tetratricopeptide repeat protein: MLVGHWAHNQLGNILYKQKRYYEAVQEYRKAIEIDRDYLIGYYNLGSAYDALEDKENAEKHWRFVAEHGKVKNKGKEAEERVKGERMEILVFVKETQPYFYARKYLGFLYIDKGLKEKAIKEFEEALKVIPSDAEIHYELGKIYMGLENKEKAIYHFESAIKNGTKNEREAKEFLKELRKK; the protein is encoded by the coding sequence ATTTTAGTAGGCCATTGGGCTCATAATCAGCTTGGGAATATACTCTATAAACAGAAAAGATATTATGAGGCGGTGCAAGAATATAGGAAAGCTATAGAAATAGATCGAGATTATCTTATTGGATATTACAATCTTGGTTCAGCCTATGATGCCTTGGAAGATAAAGAGAATGCAGAAAAGCATTGGAGATTTGTAGCTGAACATGGAAAAGTTAAGAACAAAGGAAAGGAGGCTGAAGAGAGGGTAAAGGGCGAAAGGATGGAAATCCTCGTTTTTGTTAAGGAGACGCAACCATATTTCTATGCCCGTAAATACCTTGGATTCTTATATATAGATAAAGGGCTTAAAGAGAAAGCAATTAAAGAATTTGAAGAGGCATTAAAAGTCATCCCTTCTGATGCTGAAATCCACTATGAGCTTGGAAAAATTTATATGGGTTTAGAAAATAAGGAAAAAGCCATATATCATTTCGAAAGCGCTATTAAGAATGGAACTAAGAATGAACGGGAGGCAAAGGAGTTCTTAAAAGAACTTAGAAAAAAATGA
- a CDS encoding DUF5659 domain-containing protein → MKNKNYCTTDLYLGAFLKARGVKLLNSRHENGKVFFVFQDDGECEKLIQDFLNNQEVKIGDYLQALDNLKKLIFRNF, encoded by the coding sequence ATGAAAAATAAAAATTATTGCACAACAGACTTATATCTTGGGGCATTCCTTAAAGCAAGGGGAGTGAAGCTTTTGAATTCCAGACATGAAAATGGAAAAGTGTTTTTCGTCTTTCAGGATGATGGGGAATGCGAGAAATTAATCCAAGATTTTCTAAATAATCAAGAGGTTAAAATCGGAGATTATCTTCAGGCTTTGGATAATCTGAAGAAGTTAATATTTCGAAATTTTTAG
- a CDS encoding replication protein, which yields MANPQVENGYTKIANEIVEALAKAMPGFTEGQIIWAILRKTYGWNKREDKISISQLQKMTGKSRRMIIYALQNLEAKRMIIIYRKRNRNSNEISTIKFNKDYDQWVVQEKTPQYTKILENRRNYYATKKKMGSARKIGVVQELEKDIQILAPTKETITKENIYSPNSQKEEKTSPIQDIFSYWNSKGIIKHRELTANLQSVINARLKKYSPEEIKEAIDNYYTILTDDKYFWTYKWTLKEFLQRGLEKFLTENKPFENYSKSETGNKKPSAYDLTMEELKKAGLR from the coding sequence ATGGCAAATCCACAAGTTGAAAATGGCTACACAAAGATAGCTAATGAAATTGTAGAGGCACTGGCAAAAGCAATGCCGGGATTTACTGAAGGGCAAATTATATGGGCAATTCTCCGTAAAACATATGGTTGGAATAAAAGAGAAGACAAAATTAGTATTTCTCAATTACAAAAAATGACAGGGAAAAGCAGAAGGATGATAATTTATGCTCTCCAGAATCTCGAGGCCAAAAGAATGATTATTATATATCGAAAAAGAAATAGAAATTCTAACGAAATAAGCACCATTAAATTTAATAAGGATTATGACCAATGGGTAGTGCAAGAAAAAACACCTCAATATACGAAAATCCTTGAAAATAGAAGGAATTATTATGCTACCAAGAAGAAAATGGGTAGTGCAAGAAAAATAGGGGTAGTGCAAGAACTTGAAAAAGATATACAAATTCTTGCACCCACAAAAGAAACTATTACAAAAGAAAATATATATAGTCCGAATTCTCAAAAAGAAGAAAAAACTTCCCCTATACAAGATATCTTCTCTTATTGGAACTCTAAGGGAATAATCAAACACCGAGAGTTAACAGCTAACCTTCAGAGTGTAATTAATGCTCGGCTTAAAAAATACTCTCCCGAAGAGATAAAAGAAGCAATTGACAATTACTATACCATCCTAACTGATGATAAGTATTTCTGGACTTACAAATGGACTTTAAAGGAGTTTCTTCAGAGAGGGCTTGAGAAATTCTTAACAGAAAATAAACCATTTGAAAACTATTCAAAATCAGAAACTGGAAACAAGAAACCATCGGCTTATGATTTAACAATGGAAGAACTAAAAAAAGCGGGGTTAAGATGA
- a CDS encoding PfkB family carbohydrate kinase gives MIDKKSFFKIIEQFEDKKIVVWGDFILDEFIYTRTSRVSREAPVIILKFEKKELDLGGAANSIKNILELGGNPIPIGFIGKDSSGEKLKELFSRKKIETKYLIEKNDYKTPTKTRILAGGEHTYKQQVLRIDYEAQWNMNKHDKECLIRNLKSALVKSDALIISDYDYGNIPKSVSDLIINHAKKMKIPVSLDSRHRLLDFYGVTVATPNEPEVEECLKVFMGENEDKIIKSGEFIMKKLGSPALLITRGYKGMILFQRNSKPLSIPVFGSTDIVDVTGAGDTVISTFTLSLVSGGNFYQSAILSNLAGGVVVMKKGAATLTRNELKETVNKYVKTISSR, from the coding sequence ATGATTGATAAAAAAAGTTTTTTTAAAATAATCGAGCAGTTTGAGGATAAAAAAATTGTTGTGTGGGGTGATTTCATTCTTGACGAATTCATCTACACTCGAACATCGAGAGTTTCGAGGGAAGCTCCTGTTATCATACTAAAATTTGAAAAAAAGGAATTGGATCTCGGAGGAGCTGCTAATTCTATAAAAAATATACTGGAGTTAGGTGGAAACCCAATTCCGATTGGATTTATCGGTAAAGATTCTTCGGGAGAGAAACTAAAAGAGCTCTTTTCAAGAAAGAAAATAGAGACAAAGTATCTCATCGAAAAGAACGATTATAAAACACCAACGAAAACAAGAATTCTCGCAGGAGGAGAACATACCTATAAACAACAGGTTTTGCGCATCGATTATGAAGCCCAGTGGAATATGAATAAACACGATAAAGAATGTTTGATAAGAAATTTAAAATCAGCTTTAGTCAAAAGCGATGCTCTCATTATTTCTGATTATGACTACGGAAATATACCTAAATCTGTTTCTGATTTAATCATTAACCATGCAAAAAAAATGAAAATACCAGTATCCCTTGATTCAAGACACAGATTGCTTGATTTTTATGGGGTAACGGTAGCAACTCCGAATGAACCTGAGGTGGAAGAATGTTTAAAAGTGTTCATGGGTGAAAATGAAGATAAAATCATAAAGTCAGGAGAATTTATCATGAAAAAATTAGGTTCTCCTGCCCTTCTTATCACAAGGGGCTACAAAGGTATGATACTTTTCCAGAGAAATTCCAAACCTTTATCCATTCCAGTGTTCGGTTCGACTGACATTGTTGATGTTACAGGTGCAGGAGACACTGTCATAAGCACATTCACTCTCTCGCTTGTGTCTGGAGGAAATTTTTATCAATCAGCCATTTTATCAAATTTAGCCGGAGGGGTAGTTGTGATGAAGAAAGGAGCTGCCACATTAACCCGAAATGAATTAAAAGAAACTGTAAATAAGTATGTCAAAACTATTTCCTCTCGATAA
- a CDS encoding tyrosine-type recombinase/integrase — MSIIQIKFGDLSSLSLEEILNRMDLRESTKETYSKALKVFSNWLYENQIDKPGKEDIISFKNHLKEKKLSAFTISSYLTALRRLFTFLESQRLYPDITKGIKGVKKPKGYFKSPLIQSQIVKLLSSVDKSTIIGKRDFAIINLMLRTGLRTCEVSRANIEDIIFDSGEWILKVQGKGSDSKDDFVILVEESYKPIMEYLNMRKNYKPSDSLFISHSDRSLGKRLTISGIRKIIFNRLKEAGIKTNKISAYSFRHSSATLALMNGADIVQVKDMLRHQNINTTLIYAHNLKRISQGAEKFVRW; from the coding sequence ATGAGCATAATTCAAATTAAATTCGGCGATTTATCCTCTCTTTCCCTTGAAGAAATCCTCAATAGAATGGATTTGAGAGAATCAACTAAAGAGACTTATTCAAAAGCTCTAAAGGTATTCTCTAATTGGCTATATGAGAATCAAATCGATAAGCCTGGAAAAGAAGATATTATTTCTTTTAAGAATCACCTAAAAGAGAAAAAACTATCTGCCTTTACAATCTCCAGTTATTTAACAGCTTTAAGAAGGCTTTTTACTTTTTTAGAATCTCAAAGGCTTTACCCTGATATAACCAAGGGAATTAAAGGAGTGAAAAAGCCTAAAGGTTATTTTAAATCTCCACTAATACAGTCTCAGATAGTCAAGCTTCTTTCCTCAGTTGATAAGTCTACAATCATAGGTAAAAGAGATTTTGCCATTATTAACCTAATGCTTAGGACTGGATTAAGAACTTGCGAAGTATCCAGAGCTAATATTGAGGATATTATCTTCGATTCAGGAGAATGGATTTTAAAAGTGCAAGGTAAAGGCTCAGACTCTAAAGATGACTTTGTTATCTTGGTTGAAGAATCTTATAAGCCTATTATGGAGTATCTTAATATGAGAAAGAATTATAAACCTTCTGACTCCCTTTTTATTTCTCATTCAGACAGAAGCTTAGGAAAAAGATTGACAATCTCCGGGATAAGAAAAATAATATTTAACAGATTGAAAGAGGCTGGAATAAAAACAAATAAAATATCTGCTTACAGTTTCAGGCATTCCTCAGCAACCTTGGCCTTGATGAATGGGGCGGATATTGTGCAGGTTAAAGACATGCTGAGACATCAGAATATAAATACCACGCTTATATATGCTCATAACCTAAAGAGGATATCTCAGGGGGCAGAGAAATTTGTCAGGTGGTAG
- a CDS encoding site-specific integrase translates to MGKRRTRRPYGTGSIFLRGKKFWIAYYFNGRRVREGGFESKSDAEKVMKMRQGDIYQQRYKLPRQVKISFMEMVEKYFEWAKINRKSWPNDIHLAKHLSGYFSGFKLSQITNFLVEQYKIERKKEIKISPVKKIKKTPSNATINRELALLKRMFNLAIKWELADSNPVKGIRFLKEEPREKILTPEEIKKLLQESNGHLKPIIITALNTGMRLREILYLRWGQVNFQEGFIHITHSKNGKIRRIPMNSMLLETLKNIRRINEYVFIDERNGKPMHSIRRSFENACRRAKIIGFRFHDLRHTFSTYTIQRNCDIISLKEILGHADIRMTSRYSHATMEGLRKTVNSILPVMSEETQEKIDANYPQLEVLENIDFRKSFINNNSAR, encoded by the coding sequence ATGGGTAAAAGGAGAACAAGACGTCCCTACGGGACTGGCTCAATTTTTTTAAGGGGCAAAAAGTTTTGGATTGCTTATTATTTCAATGGAAGGCGGGTGAGAGAGGGTGGATTTGAATCAAAATCAGATGCAGAGAAGGTCATGAAGATGAGACAAGGAGACATCTATCAGCAAAGATACAAATTGCCAAGACAGGTTAAAATCTCCTTTATGGAAATGGTAGAGAAATATTTTGAATGGGCTAAGATTAACAGAAAAAGTTGGCCTAACGATATCCATTTAGCTAAACATCTAAGCGGTTATTTTTCTGGATTTAAATTATCTCAAATAACAAACTTTTTAGTAGAACAATACAAAATAGAAAGGAAAAAGGAAATTAAGATTTCGCCAGTAAAAAAGATTAAAAAAACTCCTTCTAACGCAACAATAAATCGAGAATTGGCCTTATTGAAGCGAATGTTTAACCTTGCTATTAAATGGGAATTAGCTGATTCAAATCCAGTAAAAGGGATTAGGTTTCTGAAAGAAGAACCGAGAGAGAAAATCTTAACTCCAGAGGAAATCAAAAAATTACTCCAGGAATCAAACGGCCATCTTAAACCGATTATTATTACTGCACTAAATACAGGAATGAGACTAAGGGAGATTCTTTATCTTAGGTGGGGACAGGTGAATTTCCAGGAAGGATTTATCCATATCACTCACTCAAAAAACGGTAAGATAAGAAGAATTCCAATGAATTCCATGTTATTAGAAACTTTAAAGAACATTAGAAGAATCAATGAGTATGTATTTATCGATGAAAGAAACGGTAAGCCGATGCACTCAATAAGAAGGTCGTTTGAAAATGCATGCAGAAGAGCTAAAATAATAGGATTTCGATTTCACGATTTGAGGCATACTTTTTCTACCTACACTATTCAAAGAAATTGTGATATAATATCTCTTAAGGAAATATTAGGACATGCAGATATAAGAATGACATCAAGATATAGCCATGCTACTATGGAAGGCTTAAGAAAAACAGTTAATTCAATTCTTCCTGTGATGAGTGAAGAGACTCAAGAAAAAATAGACGCAAATTATCCACAATTGGAAGTTTTGGAAAACATTGACTTTAGGAAATCCTTTATTAATAATAATTCGGCCCGTTAG